The Magnolia sinica isolate HGM2019 chromosome 10, MsV1, whole genome shotgun sequence genome includes a window with the following:
- the LOC131257622 gene encoding disease resistance protein RPP13-like has protein sequence MLAEPVASFLVERFGDQLIQEAISLIGLHDQVQWIEGELQWMQSFLKDADAEKQGNERVKNWVQDVRSIAYDMEDVIDAFLLNVQPLRPRGFLSSLNSSCFIPSRLIARHKIASNIKHIKLKIDDISKRRTTYSIESIGGREGRSFAGESLEEYRLTSPNVQEPDFVGFEKELEALVMRLIGGEPRRCVVSVVGMGGLGKTTLTKKLYNTDNVKKHFHLHAWISISQEYGMRDLLQAVAKCCMELSEDELEVIEKMNVVELREKISEYLNNKRYLVVLDDVWKSEAWDAMKDAFPDMSNGSRVVLTTRNKDVALYADARSQPHELPFLNSEDSWKLFGKKTFTGQDGGCAQDLEELGREIVGKCHGLPLAIVVIGGPLSRKEPREWENVCKSISWQFAEGQPQISRILSLSYKDLPYYLKPCFLYLGIFPEDYAFPAKKLIQLWAAEGFLLPRGDEMLEEVGEDYLKELIQRSMIQIAERSSSKGIKSCRIHDLLQDLSISKAKEEKFLQVHHESVYAPSTSTARRLAIHHNASKLLGQAHQSQKIRNKIRYGRRV, from the coding sequence ATGCTTGCTGAGCCTGTTGCTTCCTTCCTGGTCGAAAGATTCGGCGATCAACTCATTCAAGAAGCTATTTCCTTGATTGGATTACATGATCAAGTCCAATGGATTGAAGGAGAACTACAGTGGATGCAGTCCTTCCTAAAAGATGCAGATGCAGAAAAACAAGGAAATGAACGAGTGAAGAACTGGGTGCAGGACGTCCGCAGCATTGCATATGATATGGAAGATGTCATCGATGCCTTTCTCTTGAATGTACAACCCCTAAGGCCACGAGGATTCTTGTCTTCCCTCAACAGCTCTTGTTTCATCCCCAGCAGGTTGATAGCTCGCCATAAGATCGCTTCAAATATCAAACATATAAAGCTCAAAATTGATGACATTTCCAAAAGAAGGACTACTTACAGCATTGAAAGCATTGGCGGAAGAGAAGGTAGAAGCTTTGCTGGTGAAAGCCTAGAAGAATATAGGCTCACTTCTCCTAATGTTCAAGAGCCTGATTTTGTTGGTTTTGAGAAAGAACTGGAGGCATTGGTCATGCGGTTGATTGGTGGAGAGCCGCGGCGTTGTGTTGTTTCTGTAGTGGGAATGGGTGGTCTTGGTAAGACGACTCTTACTAAGAAACTTTATAATACTGATAATGTTAAGAAACATTTCCATTTACATGCATGGATTTCTATATCACAAGAGTATGGTATGAGAGATCTTTTGCAGGCCGTCGCAAAATGCTGTATGGAGCTCTCTGAAGATGAGCTCGAGGTGATTGAGAAAATGAATGTTGTGGAGCTGAGGGAGAAGATTTCCGAGTATCTGAATAACAAGAGATACTTGGTGGTATTGGATGATGTGTGGAAAAGCGAAGCATGGGATGCTATGAAGGATGCATTTCCAGATATGAGCAATGGCAGTAGGGTCGTGCTCACCACACGAAACAAAGACGTTGCTTTATATGCAGATGCACGAAGCCAGCCCCATGAACTGCCATTTCTAAACAGTGAAGATAGCTGGAAATTGTTCGGTAAGAAAACATTCACAGGACAAGATGGGGGTTGTGCTCAGGATTTGGAGGAGTTAGGAAGAGAGATTGTGGGAAAATGCCATGGTCTGCCTCTTGCGATTGTAGTCATTGGAGGGCCCTTATCCAGAAAAGAACCAAGGGAGTGGGAGAATGTATGCAAGAGCATTAGCTGGCAATTTGCCGAAGGACAGCCCCAAATCTCTAGAATATTATCTTTGAGCTATAAAGATCTGCCCTATTACTTAAAACCATGTTTTCTCTACTTGGGCATTTTTCCTGAAGACTATGCCTTCCCTGCCAAGAAACTAATTCAATTGTGGGCGGCAGAAGGGTTTTTGCTGCCGAGAGGGGACGAAATGCTGGAGGAGGTTGGAGAAGATTATCTGAAAGAGTTGATTCAAAGAAGTATGATTCAAATTGCAGAAAGAAGTTCAAGCAAGGGTATTAAAAGTTGCCGCATTCACGATCTTTTGCAGGATCTTTCCATATCAAAAGCAAAGGAAGAGAAGTTTCTTCAAGTTCATCATGAGAGTGTGTATGCTCCATCCACATCAACAGCCCGTCGACTTGCAATTCACCATAATGCCTCAA